In Populus nigra chromosome 10, ddPopNigr1.1, whole genome shotgun sequence, the following proteins share a genomic window:
- the LOC133705110 gene encoding uncharacterized protein At5g01610-like isoform X2, translating to MPTISNTVEEKARWVFNKLKGKPLKSLPDLLREYNLPPGLFPQNITCYEFDESKAKLIVYLSSACEVSFKDSSVIRYAPRVKTILTRGKLTGIEGMKTKVLVWVKVTSVAVESYKSDKVWFTAGVKKSRPKIAYDVPQAAIRVEEY from the exons ATGCCT ACTATCTCAAATACTGTTGAAGAGAAGGCAAGATGGGTTTTCAACAAGTTGAAAG GAAAGCCACTAAAAAGTTTGCCAGATCTCCTCCGAGAATACAATTTGCCACCGGGGCTTTTTCCCCAGAACATAACTTGCTATGAATTCGATGAATCAAAGGCCAAACTGATTGTGTACTTGTCTTCTGCATGTGAGGTCAGCTTCAAGGACTCTTCTGTAATTAGGTATGCACCTCGAGTAAAGACAATACTTACGAGGGGAAAGCTGACAGGTATTGAGGGAATGAAGACAAAAGTGCTAGTATGGGTTAAGGTTACGAGTGTGGCAGTTGAGAGCTACAAGTCTGATAAGGTGTGGTTTACAGCTGGTGTCAAGAAGTCTAGGCCTAAAATTGCATATGATGTACCACAGGCTGCTATCAGGGTTGAGGAATATTGA
- the LOC133705110 gene encoding uncharacterized protein At5g01610-like isoform X1: MEKALTKVNSLKVGSLWISKKAKEEFSNITEDINTISNTVEEKARWVFNKLKGKPLKSLPDLLREYNLPPGLFPQNITCYEFDESKAKLIVYLSSACEVSFKDSSVIRYAPRVKTILTRGKLTGIEGMKTKVLVWVKVTSVAVESYKSDKVWFTAGVKKSRPKIAYDVPQAAIRVEEY, encoded by the exons ATGGAGAAAGCATTAACAAAAGTGAATAGCTTGAAAGTAGGAAGCTTATGGATCtcaaagaaagcaaaagaagaGTTCTCCAACATTACTGAAGACATCAAT ACTATCTCAAATACTGTTGAAGAGAAGGCAAGATGGGTTTTCAACAAGTTGAAAG GAAAGCCACTAAAAAGTTTGCCAGATCTCCTCCGAGAATACAATTTGCCACCGGGGCTTTTTCCCCAGAACATAACTTGCTATGAATTCGATGAATCAAAGGCCAAACTGATTGTGTACTTGTCTTCTGCATGTGAGGTCAGCTTCAAGGACTCTTCTGTAATTAGGTATGCACCTCGAGTAAAGACAATACTTACGAGGGGAAAGCTGACAGGTATTGAGGGAATGAAGACAAAAGTGCTAGTATGGGTTAAGGTTACGAGTGTGGCAGTTGAGAGCTACAAGTCTGATAAGGTGTGGTTTACAGCTGGTGTCAAGAAGTCTAGGCCTAAAATTGCATATGATGTACCACAGGCTGCTATCAGGGTTGAGGAATATTGA
- the LOC133705294 gene encoding chorismate mutase 1, chloroplastic-like: MHVYSALYYHNCDRKILLMEHFTITLLCTFNAVIREGLTFEEMELLIFIGIHFVVIAFLTSLEAQFDKFGHHQQIYSELNIASKPPTLWIATIFGIMGTESNCFVIRVHGKHVLHPCAGSTNINKKVWKLEHVLQGSSSLAAPVTENPLRKICCSDYKAAIKVQDRAQLMELLTYEAVEAAVENRVEMKTRNYGQEVRVTQQDDRADSLHKVEPTLVANLYKNWTMPLTREVQVEYLLRRLD, translated from the exons atgcatGTTTATTCTGCTTTGTATTACCATAATTGTGACCGTAAAATCTTGTTAATGGAGCACTTCACTATAACTTTGTTGTGCACATTCAATGCGGTGATACGTGAGGGTCTGACATTTGAAGAGATGGAACTCCTGATATTCATTGGGATACACTTTGTGGTTATTGCTTTCTTGACTTCTTTGGAAGCTCAG TTTGATAAGTTTGGCCATCATCAACAAATTTATTCTGAACTCAACATAGCCTCAAAACCCCCAACTCTCTGGATAGCTACAATATTTGGCATTATGGGCACCGAATCTAATTGCTTTGTGATTCGTGTTCACGGGAAGCAC GTTCTGCATCCTTGTGCTGGTTCAACCAATATAAACAAAAAGGTTTGGAAGTTGGAACATGTACTTCAGGGATCATCTTCCTTGGCTG CCCCTGTCACGGAGAATCCACTAAGGAAAATTTGTTGCAGTGATTACAAGGCTGCTATCAAAGTGCAG GATCGAGCTCAACTCATGGAGTTGCTCACATATGAAGCCGTGGAAGCAGCTGTTGAGAATCGAGTAGAgatgaaaacaagaaattatGGTCAAGAGGTAAGGGTCACCCAGCAGGATGACAGAGCTGATTCCCTACACAAAGTGGAGCCAACTTTAGTTGCTAATCTGTACAAAAATTGGACCATGCCTCTGACACGAGAAGTTCAGGTTGAATACTTGTTGAGAAGGCTGGACTAA
- the LOC133704829 gene encoding xylan glycosyltransferase MUCI21-like, whose product MLKKGVPTTAIVSFVFVFMVFFFTSQINLSLLSGSNVASSVARSKPVIVNTAREDKRAPSTSRPGVKNVITCDCSHGYYDMWSINGPTLLDPITSTFFAIGATNSTPLDFTVKFHPYPRKTDKNAKSKVNELTLTSAPPKSSCGIRHSSPAIVFSTGGYTGNFYHQFNDGLLALYITINSHTLDQDVILVVTNWSDWWAKKYADLLHQFTRHPIVNMDNQTRTHCFPSAIVGLMTHGPLVVDPRLLPRNKTLLDFHALLQNTYGPRGNYLSTSGKSKGARPQLVLVNRKNGVGREILNLKEVLKAIEEVGFKAIVFEPKRNASVRETYRLLHGSHAMLAVHGAAMTHLLFLRVGTVVGEIVPIGTDWPAKTFYEKPARVLGLEYMKYKIEVNESSLSEKYRVNDLVLKNPSAFVNGNYTKAMVYMKTQNVKLDIVRFRAYLKEAFVQAQRFMDKEG is encoded by the exons ATGTTGAAGAAGGGAGTTCCTACAACTGCAATTGTGTCCTTCGTGTTCGTGTTTATGGTGTTCTTCTTCACTTCCCAAATAAACCTCTCGTTGCTTTCTGGATCAAATGTGGCTTCTTCGGTAGCCAGGAGTAAACCAG TTATTGTGAACACGGCGCGGGAAGACAAGCGAGCTCCTTCAACTTCCCGTCCAGGGGTCAAGAACGTAATCACATGCGACTGCTCTCACGGATACTATGATATGTGGTCTATCAACGGTCCAACGCTCTTGGATCCAATCACTTCAACATTCTTCGCAATCGGCGCCACTAACTCGACCCCACTAGACTTCACAGTGAAATTTCATCCTTACCCTCGGAAGACGGATAAAAATGCCAAGTCTAAAGTCAACGAACTAACACTCACCTCAGCTCCACCAAAATCCTCCTGCGGAATCAGGCATTCGAGTCCAGCCATAGTATTCAGCACGGGCGGGTACACAGGAAACTTCTACCATCAGTTCAATGATGGTCTGCTTGCTCTCTACATCACCATTAATTCTCACACTCTAGATCAAGATGTCATCCTAGTGGTCACCAATTGGAGCGATTGGTGGGCCAAAAAATACGCTGATCTACTGCATCAATTCACCAGGCACCCCATCGTCAACATGGACAATCAGACCAGGACACACTGCTTCCCATCGGCAATCGTAGGGCTAATGACACACGGTCCCTTAGTTGTGGACCCCAGATTGCTGCCCCGGAATAAAACACTCCTTGATTTCCATGCACTCCTACAAAATACATATGGTCCCCGAGGTAATTATCTTTCGACATCTGGTAAATCAAAGGGTGCTAGGCCCCAGCTTGTTCTGGTGAATAGAAAAAATGGTGTCGGTCGTGAGATCTTGAACTTGAAAGAAGTTCTCAAGGCAATTGAGGAAGTGGGATTTAAAGCAATAGTGTTCGAGCCAAAGCGAAATGCTTCGGTGAGGGAAACATACAGGCTACTCCATGGAAGCCATGCAATGTTAGCAGTACATGGTGCTGCGATGACACATTTATTGTTTCTAAGAGTAGGAACGGTGGTGGGTGAAATAGTGCCGATTGGAACAGATTGGCCTGCTAAGACATTCTACGAGAAGCCGGCTAGAGTTTTGGGATTAGAGTACATGAAATATAAGATTGAAGTTAATGAAAGTAGCTTGTCAGAAAAGTATCGGGTTAATGATTTGGTGCTAAAGAACCCTTCAGCTTTTGTCAACGGAAATTATACAAAGGCCATGGTATATATGAAGACCCAAAATGTCAAGCTTGATATCGTTAGGTTTCGGGCATACTTAAAGGAGGCTTTTGTGCAAGCTCAAAGATTTATGGACAAAGaaggctag